A region of Lysobacterales bacterium DNA encodes the following proteins:
- the trpD gene encoding anthranilate phosphoribosyltransferase: MPMTPQEALARTIEHREIFHDEMVDLFRQIMRGEVSPVITAALLTGLRVKKETIGEIAGAAQVMREFSARVEIAPDPHFVDIVGTGGDGAHTFNISTAAMFVAAAAGAKVAKHGNRSVSSKSGAADVLEALGARIDLQPAQVAECIRRTGIGFMFAPIHHPAMKNVAAVRKELGVRTIFNILGPLTNPAGAANILMGVFHPDLVGIQVRVLQRLGARNALVVYGRDQLDEITLGAATLVGELRDGVVREYEVHPEDFGLRMASSRNLRVDDAEQSRTRVLEAIDGIDGLPREIVALNAGAALYVAGVAGDIGDGIGRAREAMGSGAARRKLDEFVAATQAIAGAANG, encoded by the coding sequence ATGCCGATGACGCCGCAAGAAGCGCTCGCGCGCACCATCGAACATCGCGAAATCTTCCACGACGAGATGGTGGACCTGTTCCGCCAGATCATGCGCGGGGAGGTTTCGCCGGTCATCACCGCGGCCTTGCTCACCGGCCTGCGTGTGAAGAAGGAGACCATCGGCGAGATCGCCGGCGCCGCCCAGGTGATGCGCGAGTTTTCGGCGCGCGTCGAGATCGCGCCAGATCCGCATTTCGTCGACATCGTCGGCACCGGCGGCGACGGCGCACACACCTTCAATATCTCGACCGCGGCGATGTTCGTCGCGGCCGCGGCGGGCGCCAAGGTGGCCAAACATGGCAATCGCAGCGTATCGAGCAAGTCGGGCGCTGCGGATGTGCTCGAAGCGCTCGGCGCACGCATCGACCTGCAGCCGGCGCAGGTCGCGGAATGCATCCGCCGCACCGGCATCGGTTTCATGTTCGCGCCGATCCATCATCCGGCGATGAAGAATGTCGCCGCGGTGCGCAAGGAGCTCGGCGTGCGCACGATCTTCAACATCCTCGGTCCGCTGACCAATCCCGCCGGCGCAGCGAACATCCTGATGGGCGTGTTCCATCCCGATCTGGTCGGCATCCAGGTGCGCGTGCTGCAGCGCCTCGGCGCGCGCAATGCCCTGGTGGTCTACGGCCGCGATCAGCTGGACGAGATCACGCTGGGCGCCGCGACCCTGGTCGGCGAACTGCGCGATGGCGTCGTGCGCGAATACGAAGTGCATCCCGAAGACTTCGGCCTGCGCATGGCGTCGAGCCGCAACCTGCGCGTCGACGATGCCGAGCAGTCGCGCACGCGCGTGCTCGAAGCGATCGATGGCATCGACGGGCTGCCGCGCGAGATCGTTGCGCTCAACGCCGGCGCCGCGTTGTATGTCGCTGGCGTGGCGGGCGATATCGGCGACGGCATTGGACGTGCACGGGAAGCGATGGGCAGCGGCGCGGCGCGGCGCAAGCTGGACGAGTTCGTGGCCGCGACCCAGGCGATCGCGGGTGCCGCAAATGGCTGA
- a CDS encoding GNAT family N-acetyltransferase, whose translation MNLRIVAFEPTLRAHFGRLNREWLERHFEVEPIDAEVLDHPEQRILAGGGRILFAVLGDDVVGTCALLQESPGVYELTKMAVTAAHQGAGIGRLLLDAIVDEFRRLGGDTLFLETHSSLKAAISLYERAGFEHRGHKPDSHYARSDTYMVWRDPGAS comes from the coding sequence ATGAATCTGCGCATCGTCGCGTTCGAGCCGACATTGCGCGCCCATTTCGGCCGCCTCAACCGCGAGTGGCTGGAGCGCCATTTCGAGGTCGAGCCGATCGATGCCGAGGTGCTCGATCATCCCGAGCAACGCATCCTCGCGGGTGGTGGCCGCATCCTGTTTGCCGTGCTCGGCGACGATGTCGTCGGTACCTGCGCTCTGCTGCAGGAGTCCCCCGGCGTCTACGAATTGACCAAGATGGCGGTCACTGCCGCCCATCAGGGCGCGGGGATCGGCCGATTGCTGCTGGATGCGATAGTCGACGAGTTCCGGCGCCTCGGTGGTGACACCTTGTTCCTCGAGACCCATTCTTCGCTGAAAGCGGCGATTTCGCTGTACGAACGCGCCGGCTTCGAGCATCGCGGCCATAAGCCGGATTCGCATTACGCGCGCTCCGACACCTACATGGTCTGGCGCGATCCGGGTGCGAGCTAG
- a CDS encoding aminodeoxychorismate/anthranilate synthase component II — protein MLLMIDNYDSFTYNLVQYFAELGEEVKVIRNDELDLAGIAALKPDRIVISPGPCTPSEAGVSVEVLKTFAGQLPMLGVCLGHQSIGQAFGGKVIRAGRIMHGKTSPIHHAGQGVFAGLPDGFEATRYHSLVVDKNALPEGLEVTAWTTNDDGSIEEIMGLRHRDFPIQGVQFHPESIMTQHGHAMLKNFLAQ, from the coding sequence ATGCTGCTGATGATCGATAACTACGACAGCTTCACCTACAACCTCGTGCAGTACTTCGCCGAGCTTGGCGAAGAGGTGAAGGTGATCCGCAACGACGAGCTGGATCTCGCCGGCATCGCCGCACTGAAGCCCGATCGCATCGTGATTTCGCCGGGCCCGTGCACGCCGAGCGAAGCGGGCGTGTCGGTGGAGGTGCTGAAGACGTTTGCGGGCCAGCTGCCGATGCTGGGCGTCTGTCTCGGGCACCAGAGCATCGGCCAGGCGTTCGGCGGCAAGGTCATTCGTGCCGGCCGCATCATGCATGGCAAGACCTCGCCGATCCATCACGCCGGACAGGGTGTTTTCGCCGGCTTGCCGGATGGCTTCGAGGCGACGCGTTACCACTCGCTGGTGGTCGACAAGAACGCGTTGCCGGAGGGTCTCGAAGTGACCGCATGGACCACGAACGACGACGGCTCGATCGAGGAGATCATGGGCTTGCGTCACCGCGACTTTCCGATCCAGGGCGTACAGTTCCATCCCGAATCGATCATGACCCAGCATGGCCACGCCATGTTGAAGAATTTCCTGGCCCAGTGA
- the speD gene encoding adenosylmethionine decarboxylase, whose protein sequence is MVKPLPRLQLQGFNNLTKALSFNIYDICYAVTPEQRDRYIEYIDEQYDADRLTQILTEVAEIIGANILNVARQDYDPQGASVTILISEHPIVEKLGKDMISEAVVAHLDKSHITVHTYPETHPHNGIATFRADIDVATCGVISPLKALNYLIDSFESDIVTMDYRVRGFTRDIKGKKHYIDHRINSIQDYLAKHIKQKYEMFDVNVYQENIFHTKMHVKEFDLDNYLFEAQAKDLSFKDRLRVEAQLKREIEELFHGRNLV, encoded by the coding sequence ATGGTCAAGCCGCTTCCGCGATTGCAACTGCAGGGTTTCAACAACCTGACCAAGGCGCTGTCGTTCAATATCTACGACATCTGCTACGCGGTGACGCCGGAACAGCGCGACCGCTACATCGAATACATCGACGAACAATACGATGCCGATCGCCTGACGCAGATCCTGACCGAGGTGGCCGAGATCATTGGCGCGAACATCCTCAACGTCGCGCGCCAGGACTACGACCCGCAGGGTGCGTCGGTGACGATCCTGATCTCCGAGCATCCGATCGTCGAGAAGCTCGGCAAGGACATGATCTCCGAGGCCGTGGTCGCGCATCTCGACAAGAGCCACATCACGGTGCACACCTATCCGGAGACGCATCCGCACAACGGCATTGCGACGTTCCGTGCCGACATCGATGTGGCCACCTGCGGCGTGATTTCGCCGTTGAAGGCGCTGAACTACCTGATCGACAGCTTCGAATCCGACATCGTCACGATGGATTACCGCGTCCGTGGATTCACCCGCGACATCAAGGGCAAGAAGCACTACATCGACCATCGCATCAATTCGATCCAGGACTATCTCGCGAAGCACATCAAGCAGAAGTACGAGATGTTCGACGTCAACGTGTATCAGGAGAACATCTTCCACACGAAGATGCACGTGAAGGAGTTCGATCTCGACAACTACCTGTTCGAGGCGCAGGCCAAGGATCTGTCGTTCAAGGATCGGCTCCGCGTCGAGGCGCAATTGAAACGCGAGATCGAGGAACTGTTCCACGGCCGCAACCTGGTCTGA
- the crp gene encoding cAMP-activated global transcriptional regulator CRP, which translates to MPKTVTPRSLALEGPSIDRFLGACHRRRYPNRTAIFMPGDRADVLYYIVDGSLSVVAEDDDGRELILAYLNKGEFIGELGLFVETSKREVLVRTRTACELAEISYERLLALFESTLRDECPKLMFAIGSQLTRRLLHTSRKVSRLAFMDVTGRISRTLLDLCGEPDALTHPKGMQIRVSRQELSRIVGCSREMAGRVLKQLEEQGKIGVTGKTIVVFGTR; encoded by the coding sequence ATGCCCAAGACCGTCACGCCGCGTTCGCTGGCGCTTGAGGGCCCGTCGATCGATCGTTTCCTCGGTGCCTGCCATCGCCGCCGCTACCCGAACCGCACGGCGATCTTCATGCCGGGCGACCGCGCCGACGTGCTGTATTACATCGTCGACGGCTCGCTCAGCGTGGTTGCCGAGGACGATGACGGTCGCGAACTGATCCTGGCTTACCTGAACAAGGGCGAGTTCATCGGCGAACTCGGCCTGTTCGTCGAGACCAGCAAGCGTGAAGTCCTGGTTCGAACGCGCACCGCCTGCGAACTCGCCGAAATCAGCTATGAGCGACTGCTCGCGCTATTCGAGAGCACGCTGCGCGACGAGTGCCCGAAGCTGATGTTCGCGATTGGTTCGCAGTTGACGCGGCGCCTGCTGCACACCAGCCGCAAGGTCAGCCGTCTGGCGTTCATGGATGTGACCGGCCGGATTTCGCGCACGCTGTTGGATCTGTGCGGCGAGCCGGATGCACTCACGCATCCGAAGGGCATGCAGATCCGCGTTTCGCGCCAGGAGCTGTCGCGCATCGTCGGCTGCTCGCGCGAAATGGCCGGACGCGTGCTGAAGCAGCTTGAAGAACAGGGCAAGATCGGCGTCACCGGCAAGACCATCGTGGTCTTCGGAACGCGCTGA
- the coq7 gene encoding 2-polyprenyl-3-methyl-6-methoxy-1,4-benzoquinone monooxygenase, whose product MSFRRMTLLDHAIAALDTARTLESEPHPTARANPAQLQQSPELNERDRRLVGGLMRINHTGEVCAQALYLGQAAVAESADTRAHLLQAAREEHDHLLWCSARLAEIDALPSQFNPLWFAGSYAIGATAALFGDRISLGFVVETERQVEAHLDDHLDRLPLADARSRAILETMQGEEIEHGQHALDRGAVELATPIRRLMGYCADVMRFVAYRI is encoded by the coding sequence ATGAGCTTCCGACGCATGACGTTGCTTGATCACGCGATTGCAGCGCTCGATACCGCCCGCACGCTGGAATCCGAGCCCCACCCGACTGCGCGAGCGAATCCCGCTCAATTGCAACAGTCGCCTGAACTGAACGAACGCGACCGCCGCCTTGTCGGCGGCCTGATGCGCATCAACCACACCGGCGAAGTCTGCGCGCAGGCGCTATATCTGGGTCAGGCCGCCGTGGCCGAATCTGCGGACACGCGGGCACACCTGCTGCAGGCCGCGCGCGAAGAACACGATCATCTGCTCTGGTGTTCGGCGCGACTTGCGGAAATCGACGCACTGCCGAGCCAGTTCAACCCGCTCTGGTTTGCCGGCAGTTACGCGATCGGCGCGACGGCCGCGCTGTTCGGAGACCGCATCAGTCTGGGTTTCGTGGTCGAAACCGAGCGCCAGGTGGAAGCCCACCTCGACGATCATCTCGATCGGCTGCCCCTCGCCGACGCCCGATCACGCGCGATTCTCGAAACGATGCAGGGCGAAGAAATCGAACATGGCCAGCATGCGCTCGATCGCGGCGCCGTCGAACTGGCGACACCCATTCGCCGCCTGATGGGCTATTGCGCGGACGTCATGCGCTTCGTCGCCTATCGCATCTGA
- a CDS encoding GNAT family N-acetyltransferase: MGASVAPADKDHHGGLRFRDAKLHDAGAVSRLIEALGYPCDLAEAERRIRRVNASPRQALVVAEWKDAVCGLVSLDFMFYLPLGRETCRITALVVDDRFRKHGIGRELLRYAENASRRENAARLELTTAASRTDAHAFYRRCGFEQSSLRFVKQLCDA, encoded by the coding sequence GTGGGCGCGTCGGTCGCGCCTGCGGACAAGGACCATCACGGCGGCCTGCGTTTCCGCGACGCGAAACTGCATGACGCCGGCGCGGTTTCGCGCTTGATCGAAGCGCTGGGTTATCCCTGCGACCTGGCCGAGGCCGAACGTCGCATTCGCCGCGTCAACGCCAGCCCGAGACAGGCGCTCGTTGTCGCGGAGTGGAAAGACGCCGTCTGCGGCCTGGTCAGTCTCGACTTCATGTTCTACCTGCCGCTCGGCCGCGAGACCTGCCGCATCACGGCGCTGGTGGTGGACGACCGCTTCCGCAAGCACGGCATCGGCCGCGAGTTGTTGCGTTACGCCGAGAATGCCAGCCGCCGCGAAAACGCGGCTCGACTTGAACTCACCACGGCCGCTTCACGCACCGACGCCCACGCGTTCTATCGCCGTTGCGGCTTCGAACAATCCTCGCTGCGCTTCGTGAAGCAGCTGTGCGACGCCTGA
- the trpC gene encoding indole-3-glycerol phosphate synthase TrpC: MSDILERILDRKQIEVADRRVYQPLDDLKARAADMVPTRGFAEALRTRIARGESAVIAEIKKASPSKGVIRPDFRPAEIAASYERGGAACLSVLTDVDFFQGADAYLQQARAACRLPALRKDFTVDAYQLYESRVLGADCILLIVAALGADQLQHYAGLAIEIGLDVLIETHDAGEMAQALRTASPLIGVNNRNLRDFSVSLEATLALRDHVDASRILITESGIHSRDDVATMRSAGVHAFLVGEAFMRADDPGAELQRLFA; the protein is encoded by the coding sequence ATGAGCGACATTCTCGAACGCATCCTCGATCGCAAGCAGATCGAAGTGGCCGATCGCCGCGTCTACCAGCCGCTGGATGATCTCAAGGCGCGAGCGGCCGACATGGTGCCGACGCGGGGATTCGCGGAGGCGCTGCGCACGCGCATCGCGCGCGGCGAATCGGCGGTGATTGCCGAGATCAAGAAGGCTTCGCCGAGCAAAGGGGTGATCCGCCCCGACTTCAGGCCCGCGGAGATCGCGGCGAGTTACGAGCGGGGCGGCGCAGCCTGCCTGTCGGTGTTGACCGACGTCGATTTCTTCCAGGGAGCCGACGCCTACCTGCAGCAGGCGCGTGCAGCGTGCCGTCTGCCGGCTCTGCGCAAGGACTTCACGGTTGATGCGTATCAGTTGTACGAGTCGCGCGTGCTCGGCGCCGATTGCATCCTGCTCATCGTCGCGGCACTGGGTGCCGACCAGTTGCAGCACTACGCCGGTCTGGCGATCGAGATCGGCCTCGATGTGCTGATCGAGACGCATGACGCCGGGGAAATGGCGCAGGCACTGCGCACGGCGTCGCCGCTGATCGGAGTCAACAACCGCAATCTGCGCGACTTCTCGGTGTCGCTGGAAGCCACGCTCGCGTTGCGCGATCACGTCGACGCCAGTCGCATCCTGATCACCGAGAGCGGCATCCACAGCCGCGACGATGTCGCGACGATGCGGTCCGCCGGCGTACACGCTTTTCTGGTCGGAGAAGCCTTCATGCGCGCAGACGACCCGGGCGCAGAGCTGCAGCGGCTGTTCGCATGA
- a CDS encoding (Fe-S)-binding protein produces MSQAFTTTPADRRVAAIAAQCVMCGLCLPHCPSYLVTRNEAESPRGRLALMARIATGQATGDSQPSLDSCLACGRCERVCPPKVPFIEALILTRSGRARTREHWAGQLARRLARRPALLQMLLRGAVAVRAFSPSAFRRRTNLDGLASTISARAARHTRANGTKARTDLILAGCAAHTLERSSVEAISFVAAIAGAKPVIDDARCCGALDQHLGFASPPCMPIVDEPDRIVAINSGCTAAWQRRLATPAITGVASWLEQQWPQLVDRFATRPMRIALHVPCTQQGLAGEAESMRRLIDQLPGAIRLELPVQPGCCGAAGTYCMNQPAISQQLGATVAEQIRMLHPDIVVSANGGCRAQLSQALFDLGTPMLVLHPAELVADYLNGRPE; encoded by the coding sequence ATGTCACAAGCCTTCACGACAACACCCGCGGATCGCCGTGTCGCCGCCATTGCTGCGCAATGTGTGATGTGCGGACTCTGCCTGCCGCATTGCCCGAGTTATCTGGTGACGCGCAACGAGGCGGAATCGCCACGCGGCCGGCTGGCGTTGATGGCCCGCATCGCGACAGGACAGGCCACTGGCGATTCACAACCCTCGCTGGACAGCTGTCTCGCCTGCGGTCGATGCGAGCGCGTGTGCCCACCCAAGGTGCCATTCATCGAAGCACTCATCCTGACTCGCTCCGGTCGTGCGCGAACGCGCGAACACTGGGCCGGCCAACTCGCACGGAGACTGGCACGGCGGCCTGCGTTGCTGCAGATGCTTCTGCGCGGCGCCGTGGCCGTGCGCGCGTTCTCGCCAAGCGCATTCCGGCGCCGGACGAACCTCGATGGCCTCGCATCGACGATCTCGGCGCGCGCCGCGCGGCACACTCGGGCGAACGGTACCAAGGCACGCACCGACTTGATCCTGGCGGGCTGCGCCGCACACACCCTGGAACGCAGCTCAGTCGAGGCAATTTCATTCGTCGCCGCCATCGCCGGCGCCAAACCCGTAATCGACGATGCGCGATGCTGCGGCGCACTTGACCAGCATCTCGGATTCGCGTCGCCACCGTGCATGCCGATCGTCGACGAACCGGACCGCATCGTTGCCATCAACTCCGGATGCACGGCTGCATGGCAGCGGCGACTGGCGACACCAGCGATCACGGGTGTCGCGTCTTGGCTGGAACAACAATGGCCGCAGCTCGTCGATCGATTCGCGACACGGCCAATGCGCATCGCGTTGCATGTGCCGTGCACGCAACAAGGCCTCGCCGGCGAAGCGGAATCGATGCGTCGCCTGATCGACCAACTGCCCGGCGCGATACGTCTCGAACTGCCGGTGCAACCGGGGTGTTGCGGCGCAGCCGGCACCTACTGCATGAACCAACCAGCGATCTCGCAACAACTCGGCGCGACCGTGGCAGAGCAGATCCGCATGCTGCATCCGGACATCGTCGTCAGCGCGAATGGTGGTTGCCGGGCGCAACTGTCGCAAGCCCTGTTCGATCTGGGTACTCCGATGCTGGTGCTGCATCCGGCGGAACTGGTGGCTGACTATCTGAATGGACGACCCGAATGA
- a CDS encoding antibiotic biosynthesis monooxygenase: MADGFATLPQPPYYAVIFSSLRRGGPDDGYAGTAARMLELVQQQPGFLGAESARGADGFGITVAYFDSEAAIAQWRMQDEHATARRRGRNEWYEHFEVRVARVERAYGKASGAASA, encoded by the coding sequence ATGGCTGATGGTTTCGCGACGCTGCCGCAGCCGCCGTATTACGCCGTGATCTTTTCGTCGCTGCGACGCGGCGGACCCGATGATGGCTATGCCGGGACGGCGGCGCGCATGCTCGAGCTGGTCCAGCAGCAACCCGGATTTCTCGGCGCCGAATCCGCGCGGGGCGCCGACGGCTTCGGCATCACCGTGGCCTACTTCGACAGCGAGGCCGCGATCGCGCAGTGGCGGATGCAGGACGAGCACGCGACGGCGCGTCGTCGTGGCCGCAACGAATGGTATGAACATTTCGAGGTGCGCGTGGCTCGGGTCGAGCGTGCCTACGGCAAGGCTTCCGGAGCGGCATCGGCATGA